One window of Xanthomonas sp. 10-10 genomic DNA carries:
- a CDS encoding TonB-dependent receptor, which yields MSTLHTLRLHALACAVVSCLCAPAALAQDTAAAPAAPPAADSAAVNLDSVFVTGTSTATTKLKSSVSVSTVGAEAIEQSAPRSTAEIFRNIPGIRSESSGGEGNANIAVRGLPVASGGAKFLQLQEDGLPVMEFGDIAFGNADIFLRSDFTMDRIEAIRGGSASTFTSNAPGGIINFISKTGDTAGGSVGVSRGLDYDNTRIDFNYGAPFAEHWQFNIGGFFRQGDGVRDAGYTTDKGGQLKANLTRLFENGYVRVYGKYLNDRAAGYLPVPTSVRGRDGSPDLGGFPGFDPGNDTLYSRNFRTDAGLDGNNRPRRTDLGDGMHPISRTIGAEAWFDLGSGWNLSEKFRVADNSGRFVSPFPAEVTDAASLASSIGGAGAQLVEAGGPNAGQAYTGTAIRTHLFNVAINDLGNVTNDLSLSREFDGDGRTLNLRMGYYSSRQTIDMDWTWNSYVQSLGRDLRLLNVVDAAGVSRSQNGLYAYGTPFWGDCCITRSYDVRYDVNAPYLALTFDSGKFSIDGSLRYDMGDARGSYSGTAIAQNLDVNGDGVIQPVEQRVATVDTANARPVNYDWNYLSYSLGTNYLINDDLGAFARISRGARANADRLLFGVVRDDGSVSSDEGVNVVRQAEAGLKWRRDGLSLFATAFSARTQEQNFEVTSQRFFNRSYEAHGVELEASYRYQGFTVNGGLTWTDAEISRDQITPENTGNVPRRQADVVWQLTPSYRGDGYQFGVNLIGTTDAYTQDSNQLKMPGYTQVNLFGDYRVTDSLTVALNVNNLFNTFGLTEAEEATIPANGIIRARSIAGRTTSLSLRYDF from the coding sequence ATGTCCACCTTGCACACCCTGCGCCTGCATGCCCTGGCCTGTGCGGTCGTTTCCTGCCTGTGCGCGCCTGCCGCGCTGGCTCAGGACACCGCCGCCGCACCTGCCGCTCCGCCGGCCGCCGACAGCGCCGCGGTCAATCTGGATTCGGTGTTCGTCACCGGCACCTCCACCGCCACCACCAAGTTGAAGTCCAGCGTGTCGGTCAGCACCGTGGGCGCCGAGGCGATCGAGCAGTCGGCGCCGCGCAGCACTGCCGAGATCTTCCGCAACATCCCCGGCATCCGCTCCGAATCCAGCGGCGGCGAAGGCAACGCCAACATCGCCGTGCGCGGTCTGCCGGTGGCCTCCGGTGGCGCCAAGTTCCTGCAGCTGCAGGAAGACGGCCTGCCGGTGATGGAGTTCGGCGATATCGCCTTCGGTAACGCCGATATCTTCCTGCGCTCGGATTTCACAATGGATCGCATCGAAGCCATCCGCGGCGGCTCGGCCTCGACGTTCACCAGCAATGCGCCCGGCGGCATCATCAACTTCATCAGCAAGACCGGCGACACCGCAGGTGGCAGCGTCGGCGTCAGTCGCGGCCTGGACTACGACAACACCCGCATCGACTTCAATTACGGCGCGCCATTCGCCGAGCACTGGCAGTTCAATATCGGCGGCTTCTTCCGCCAGGGCGACGGCGTGCGCGATGCCGGCTACACCACCGACAAGGGCGGCCAGCTCAAGGCCAACCTCACCCGCCTGTTCGAGAACGGCTACGTGCGTGTGTACGGCAAATACCTCAACGACCGCGCCGCCGGCTATCTGCCGGTTCCCACCTCGGTGCGTGGCCGCGACGGCTCGCCGGACCTGGGCGGCTTCCCCGGTTTCGATCCGGGCAACGACACGTTGTACAGCCGCAATTTCCGCACCGATGCCGGCCTGGATGGCAACAACCGGCCGCGCCGCACCGACCTGGGCGACGGCATGCATCCGATCTCGCGCACCATCGGCGCCGAAGCCTGGTTCGACCTGGGCAGTGGCTGGAACCTGAGCGAGAAATTCCGCGTCGCCGACAACAGCGGCCGCTTCGTCAGCCCGTTCCCGGCCGAAGTCACCGATGCCGCCTCGCTGGCGTCGTCCATCGGCGGTGCCGGCGCGCAACTGGTGGAAGCCGGTGGCCCCAATGCCGGCCAGGCCTACACCGGTACCGCCATCCGCACGCATCTGTTCAATGTCGCCATCAACGATCTGGGCAACGTCACCAACGACCTCAGCCTCTCGCGCGAGTTCGATGGCGACGGCCGCACGCTGAATCTGCGCATGGGCTATTACAGCTCGCGCCAGACCATCGACATGGACTGGACCTGGAACTCCTACGTGCAGAGCCTGGGCCGCGACTTGCGCCTGCTCAACGTGGTCGACGCGGCCGGCGTGTCGCGCTCGCAGAACGGTTTGTATGCGTATGGCACGCCATTCTGGGGCGATTGCTGCATCACCCGCAGCTACGACGTGCGCTACGACGTCAACGCGCCGTACCTCGCCCTCACCTTCGACAGCGGCAAGTTCAGCATCGACGGCAGCCTGCGTTACGACATGGGCGATGCGCGTGGCAGCTATAGCGGCACCGCGATCGCGCAGAACCTGGACGTCAACGGCGACGGCGTGATCCAGCCGGTGGAACAACGCGTGGCCACGGTCGACACCGCCAACGCACGCCCGGTGAACTACGACTGGAACTACCTGTCGTATTCGTTGGGGACCAATTATCTGATCAACGATGACCTGGGCGCCTTCGCACGCATCAGCCGCGGCGCACGCGCCAATGCCGACCGCCTGCTGTTCGGCGTGGTGCGCGACGACGGCTCGGTCTCTTCCGACGAAGGCGTCAACGTGGTCCGCCAGGCCGAAGCCGGCCTGAAGTGGCGTCGCGACGGGCTGAGCCTGTTCGCCACCGCGTTCTCCGCACGCACCCAGGAGCAGAACTTCGAAGTCACCAGCCAGCGCTTCTTCAACCGCAGCTACGAAGCCCATGGCGTGGAGCTGGAAGCCAGCTACCGCTACCAGGGCTTTACCGTCAACGGTGGCCTGACCTGGACCGATGCGGAGATTTCCCGCGACCAGATCACCCCGGAAAACACCGGCAATGTGCCGCGTCGCCAGGCCGATGTCGTCTGGCAGCTCACCCCGAGCTATCGCGGCGACGGCTACCAGTTCGGCGTGAATCTGATCGGCACCACCGACGCCTATACGCAGGATTCCAACCAGCTGAAGATGCCCGGCTACACGCAGGTCAACCTGTTCGGCGACTACCGCGTGACCGATTCGCTTACCGTTGCGCTCAACGTCAACAACCTGTTCAACACGTTTGGTCTGACCGAAGCCGAAGAAGCCACGATTCCGGCCAACGGCATCATCCGCGCGCGCTCGATTGCCGGCCGCACCACCAGCCTCAGCTTGCGTTACGACTTCTAA
- the rsgA gene encoding ribosome small subunit-dependent GTPase A — MSDTSPSYPTLQSIGWPWPGPPEEAAWQAVFAAHPQALPARVVEQHRTGYVVADTPEASLKAESLPEWQRPRFPSHERAAVGDWVLMEGKRIVALLPRRTSIKRGAAGEHYHQQVIAANIDTVFIVCGLDADFNPRRIERYLLLVGGGGAEPVVVLTKADQTEYAEDALAVLEELEAQNIPLLAVNAKDPESVAALRPWLGDGRTAVLVGSSGAGKSTLTNTLLGTQKMKTNAVRENDSRGRHTTTHRALIPLPSGACLIDTPGMRELKPTGEEDLAEGGFSDVEALAAQCRFNDCAHIAEPGCAVRAAIEADTLDPERVANYMKLRVEVASAAEKLATRVAQNNRGKGSGKRPASVDRPGRR, encoded by the coding sequence ATGAGCGACACATCCCCCAGCTACCCCACCCTCCAATCCATCGGCTGGCCCTGGCCCGGGCCGCCGGAAGAAGCGGCCTGGCAGGCGGTGTTTGCCGCGCATCCGCAGGCGTTGCCGGCGCGGGTGGTGGAGCAGCATCGCACCGGCTATGTGGTGGCCGATACGCCGGAGGCCAGCCTCAAGGCCGAATCGTTGCCGGAGTGGCAGCGGCCGCGGTTCCCGAGCCATGAGCGGGCGGCGGTGGGCGATTGGGTGCTGATGGAGGGCAAGCGCATCGTGGCGTTGCTGCCGCGGCGCACCTCGATCAAGCGCGGGGCGGCCGGCGAGCATTACCACCAGCAAGTGATCGCGGCCAATATCGATACGGTGTTCATCGTGTGCGGGCTGGATGCGGACTTCAATCCGCGCCGCATCGAGCGCTATCTGCTGCTGGTCGGCGGCGGCGGTGCCGAGCCGGTGGTGGTGCTGACCAAGGCCGACCAGACCGAATACGCCGAGGATGCGTTGGCGGTGCTGGAGGAGCTGGAGGCGCAGAACATCCCGCTGCTTGCGGTCAATGCCAAGGATCCGGAAAGCGTGGCGGCGCTGCGGCCGTGGCTGGGCGATGGCCGCACCGCAGTGCTGGTGGGCTCGTCCGGTGCGGGCAAGTCGACGCTGACCAACACCTTGCTCGGCACGCAGAAGATGAAGACCAATGCGGTGCGCGAAAACGATTCGCGCGGCCGCCATACCACCACCCATCGCGCCTTGATTCCGTTGCCGTCCGGTGCCTGCCTGATCGATACGCCCGGCATGCGCGAGCTCAAGCCGACCGGCGAGGAAGATCTTGCCGAAGGCGGCTTCTCGGATGTGGAGGCGTTGGCGGCGCAGTGCCGCTTCAACGATTGCGCGCATATTGCCGAGCCCGGTTGTGCGGTGCGTGCGGCGATCGAGGCCGATACGCTGGATCCGGAGCGCGTTGCCAACTACATGAAGCTGCGTGTGGAAGTGGCCAGCGCGGCCGAAAAACTCGCCACCCGGGTTGCGCAGAACAATCGCGGCAAGGGCTCGGGCAAGCGGCCGGCCAGCGTCGATCGTCCCGGACGGCGCTGA
- a CDS encoding MFS transporter, with the protein MPSTAPPLSFARILALNAGFFGVQYSFGLQQSNMSPIYNYLGADHASLPYLWLAGPITGLVLQPFVGAWSDRSVTRWGRRMPYMVLGALVCSLCLLAMPFSTALWMAVCLLWVLDAANNVAMEPYRALVSDVLSPPQRPRGYLTQSAFTGLAQTLAYLTPPLLVWFGMNQDAANAHHIPYVTIAAFVIGAGFSAASILLTARSVREPVIPPAEIARMRQRGAGLGATVREIVGALRAMPPTMRQLAPVMLFQWYGIFCYWQYIVLSLSTTLFGTTDATSHGFRQAGLVNGQIGGFYNFIAFLAAFAMVPVVRRFGPKYTHAACLLAAGVGMWVLPGIENRWLLLLPMIGIGLAWASMMGNPYLMLADSIPPERTGVYMGLFNLFIVLPMLIQIVTLPLYYERLLHGDPRNVIRLAGALMLAAAVAMVCVRVHKSKVILADS; encoded by the coding sequence ATGCCGTCGACCGCTCCTCCGCTCTCTTTCGCGCGCATCCTGGCGCTCAATGCCGGTTTCTTCGGTGTGCAATACAGCTTCGGGTTGCAGCAGAGCAACATGAGCCCGATCTACAACTACCTGGGCGCCGATCACGCCAGCCTGCCGTATCTGTGGTTGGCCGGGCCGATCACCGGGCTGGTGCTGCAGCCATTCGTCGGTGCGTGGAGCGACCGCTCGGTGACCCGCTGGGGCCGCCGCATGCCGTACATGGTGCTGGGTGCGCTGGTCTGCAGCCTGTGCCTGCTGGCGATGCCGTTCAGTACGGCGTTGTGGATGGCGGTGTGCCTGCTGTGGGTCCTGGATGCGGCCAACAACGTGGCGATGGAGCCCTATCGTGCGCTGGTCAGCGATGTGCTCTCGCCACCGCAGCGGCCACGCGGGTATCTCACCCAAAGCGCGTTCACCGGCCTGGCGCAGACGCTGGCGTACCTGACCCCGCCGCTGCTGGTGTGGTTCGGCATGAATCAGGACGCCGCCAACGCGCACCATATTCCCTACGTCACCATTGCCGCGTTCGTGATCGGCGCGGGGTTTTCGGCCGCCTCCATCCTGCTGACCGCGCGCAGCGTGCGCGAGCCGGTCATCCCGCCGGCCGAGATCGCGCGCATGCGTCAGCGCGGTGCCGGCCTGGGCGCAACCGTGCGCGAAATCGTCGGCGCGTTGCGCGCGATGCCGCCCACCATGCGTCAGCTGGCGCCGGTGATGTTGTTCCAGTGGTATGGGATTTTCTGCTACTGGCAATACATCGTGCTGTCGTTGTCGACCACCTTGTTCGGCACCACCGACGCCACCTCGCACGGCTTCCGTCAGGCCGGTCTGGTCAATGGGCAGATCGGCGGGTTCTACAATTTCATCGCGTTTCTGGCGGCATTTGCGATGGTGCCGGTGGTGCGCCGCTTCGGCCCCAAATACACGCATGCAGCCTGTCTGCTGGCCGCCGGCGTCGGTATGTGGGTGTTGCCGGGCATCGAGAACCGCTGGTTGTTGCTGCTGCCGATGATCGGGATTGGCCTGGCCTGGGCCAGCATGATGGGCAATCCGTATCTGATGCTCGCCGACAGCATCCCGCCCGAACGCACCGGCGTGTACATGGGATTGTTCAACCTGTTCATCGTGCTGCCGATGCTGATCCAGATCGTCACCCTGCCGCTGTATTACGAGCGGTTGCTGCACGGCGACCCGCGCAACGTGATCCGCCTGGCCGGCGCGCTGATGCTGGCCGCCGCAGTGGCGATGGTGTGCGTGCGCGTCCACAAGTCGAAAGTGATCCTGGCAGATTCGTAG
- a CDS encoding alpha-amylase family protein yields the protein MSTSLTDSTALRAAFAASLDAQRATALLTRFDRHAPRLLHALQSLYGQRPDYAAWLTQWLAALGSSAQQRPHALQQLDATRKPGWFGAQHMLGYSAYVDRFAGTLQGVAERVPYLQELGVRYLHLLPFLRARAGDNDGGFAVSDYGQVEPSLGSNDDLVALTTRLRASGISLCADFVLNHTADDHAWARAARAGDARYLDYYHHFADRSLPDQYETTLGQVFPHTAPGNFTWVEEAAQWMWTTFYPYQWDLNWSNPAVFGEMALAMLQLANLGVEAFRLDSTAYLWKRTGTDCMNQPEAHTLLVALRAVADIVAPSVAMKAEAIVPMADLPPYFGSGADQGHECHLAYHSTLMAAGWSALALQRGDILHNVIAHSPPLPANCAWLSYVRCHDDIGWNVLQHEAAGNAVQPPFSLRDVARFYANESPGSYARGESFQSSGDGVHGTNGMAAALAGIQAAQETGDAAALRSAVDRLVLLYAIALAMPGVPLIYMGDELALPNDLSYRLDMERQHEGRWLHRPAMDWQCAAQRHDSSSVSGQVYQRLHALIQQRAALPALASDQSLGSVALDTPQLFALTRGSRFIAVHNFSAQALDVVLAGRLSGRWQVLADLPDAVTQPLGDDLRLALPGYAVRWLERID from the coding sequence ATGAGCACCTCCCTCACCGATTCCACCGCTCTGCGCGCGGCCTTTGCCGCGTCGCTGGATGCACAGCGCGCCACCGCGTTGCTGACGCGTTTCGACCGACACGCACCGCGCCTGCTGCATGCGCTGCAGTCGCTGTATGGGCAACGTCCCGATTACGCGGCGTGGCTGACGCAGTGGCTGGCCGCCCTCGGCAGCAGCGCGCAACAACGTCCGCACGCATTGCAACAGCTCGATGCCACCCGCAAGCCCGGCTGGTTCGGCGCACAGCACATGCTGGGCTACAGCGCCTACGTGGACCGCTTTGCCGGCACCTTGCAGGGCGTGGCCGAACGCGTGCCGTATCTGCAGGAGCTGGGCGTGCGCTACCTGCACCTGCTGCCGTTCCTGCGCGCACGCGCCGGCGACAACGACGGCGGCTTCGCGGTCAGCGACTATGGCCAGGTCGAGCCCAGCCTGGGCAGCAACGACGACCTGGTCGCCCTGACCACGCGACTGCGCGCATCCGGCATCAGTCTGTGTGCGGACTTCGTGCTCAACCACACCGCAGACGATCACGCCTGGGCAAGGGCTGCACGCGCAGGCGATGCACGCTATCTGGATTACTACCACCACTTCGCCGACCGCAGCCTGCCCGATCAGTACGAAACAACGCTGGGGCAGGTGTTTCCGCATACCGCACCGGGCAATTTCACCTGGGTGGAAGAAGCCGCGCAATGGATGTGGACCACGTTCTATCCCTACCAATGGGATTTGAACTGGAGCAACCCGGCGGTGTTCGGCGAGATGGCGTTGGCGATGCTGCAGCTGGCCAACCTGGGGGTGGAAGCGTTCCGTCTGGATTCCACCGCCTATCTATGGAAGCGCACCGGCACCGACTGCATGAACCAGCCCGAAGCGCATACCTTGCTGGTCGCGCTGCGTGCGGTTGCCGACATCGTTGCGCCGTCGGTAGCGATGAAGGCCGAGGCCATCGTGCCGATGGCCGACCTGCCTCCCTACTTCGGCAGCGGCGCAGACCAGGGCCACGAATGCCATCTGGCGTATCACAGCACGCTGATGGCGGCCGGATGGTCGGCCCTGGCGCTGCAACGCGGCGACATCCTGCACAACGTCATCGCGCATAGCCCGCCACTGCCGGCCAACTGCGCGTGGCTGAGCTATGTGCGCTGCCACGACGACATCGGCTGGAATGTGTTGCAGCACGAAGCGGCAGGCAACGCCGTGCAGCCGCCCTTCTCGTTGCGCGACGTGGCGCGCTTCTACGCCAACGAATCGCCCGGCAGTTACGCACGCGGCGAGAGTTTCCAGAGCAGCGGCGACGGCGTGCACGGCACCAACGGCATGGCCGCCGCACTCGCCGGCATCCAGGCGGCGCAGGAGACCGGCGATGCAGCGGCGTTGCGCAGCGCAGTGGATCGATTGGTGCTGCTCTATGCCATCGCCCTGGCGATGCCGGGCGTGCCGCTGATCTACATGGGCGACGAACTCGCATTACCCAACGACCTCAGCTACCGGCTGGATATGGAGCGCCAGCACGAAGGCCGCTGGTTGCATCGCCCGGCGATGGACTGGCAATGCGCAGCGCAGCGCCACGACAGCAGCAGCGTGAGCGGACAGGTCTACCAACGTTTGCACGCATTGATCCAGCAACGCGCCGCATTACCGGCGCTTGCGTCGGATCAATCGTTGGGCAGTGTGGCGTTGGACACCCCGCAATTGTTTGCGCTGACGCGCGGCAGTCGCTTTATTGCCGTCCACAACTTCAGCGCACAAGCGCTCGATGTAGTACTTGCAGGCAGGCTGAGTGGGCGGTGGCAGGTATTGGCAGACCTGCCAGATGCGGTGACACAGCCGCTGGGCGATGACCTGCGCCTGGCGTTGCCGGGGTATGCGGTGCGCTGGCTGGAGCGTATCGACTGA
- a CDS encoding pyridoxal phosphate-dependent aminotransferase, with amino-acid sequence MSTAPQKPLAIRERLSEVRYEIRGELARRARELEAQGRKLIKLNIGNPGAFGFRAPEHLQRAIADDMGRTDPYTHQQGLPEAREAIATAYARRQHPNAHPERIFVGNGVSELIDLSLRALLNPGDEVLVPSPDYPLWSAATILNDGRPVYYRCAPENGFQPDPVEIETLVSSRTRAIVLINPNNPSGASYSRELLERIVAIATKHNLLLMVDEIYDQVLYEGAAFVPVAPLAGAHPCITFSGLSKVHRACGWRVGWALLSGEQSRINDLRNAMDLLGALRLCANVPGQYAIDAAVNGPDTISALCAPGGRLYETRRAVIEACAASEHLSLVAPAGALYAFPAVVGAAARNFDDHEFALDLMNEEGVLVVPGSSFNVPYRHHFRVTLMPEASVMRDVFARIDRALARRAEAVTKVVPLKSRSVA; translated from the coding sequence ATGTCCACTGCCCCGCAAAAGCCGCTCGCCATCCGCGAGCGTCTGTCCGAAGTCCGCTACGAGATCCGGGGCGAGCTGGCGCGACGAGCGCGGGAGCTGGAGGCGCAGGGCCGCAAGCTGATCAAGCTCAATATCGGCAACCCGGGCGCCTTCGGGTTCCGTGCGCCGGAGCATCTGCAGCGCGCAATTGCCGACGACATGGGCCGTACCGATCCCTACACCCATCAGCAGGGCCTGCCGGAAGCGCGCGAGGCGATCGCCACCGCGTATGCGCGGCGCCAGCACCCCAATGCGCACCCGGAGCGTATCTTCGTCGGTAACGGCGTCAGCGAGCTGATCGACCTGTCGCTGCGCGCCCTGCTCAACCCCGGCGACGAAGTACTGGTGCCCTCGCCCGACTACCCGCTATGGTCGGCGGCCACCATCCTCAACGATGGCCGCCCGGTGTATTACCGCTGCGCGCCGGAAAACGGCTTCCAGCCGGATCCGGTGGAGATCGAGACGCTGGTGTCCTCGCGCACCCGCGCCATCGTGCTGATCAATCCCAACAACCCCAGCGGCGCCAGTTACTCGCGCGAGTTGCTGGAGCGCATCGTGGCGATTGCGACCAAGCACAACCTGTTGCTGATGGTCGATGAGATCTACGACCAGGTGCTGTACGAAGGCGCGGCCTTCGTGCCGGTGGCGCCGCTGGCCGGTGCGCATCCGTGCATCACCTTCAGCGGGCTGAGCAAGGTGCATCGCGCCTGTGGCTGGCGGGTGGGCTGGGCGCTGCTGTCGGGCGAGCAGTCGCGCATCAACGACCTGCGCAATGCTATGGATCTGCTCGGCGCGCTGCGCCTGTGCGCCAACGTGCCGGGCCAGTACGCCATCGATGCGGCAGTGAACGGCCCGGACACCATCTCGGCGCTGTGCGCGCCGGGTGGGCGTTTGTACGAAACCCGCCGTGCGGTGATCGAGGCCTGTGCGGCCAGTGAGCATCTGTCGCTGGTGGCGCCGGCCGGGGCGCTGTACGCATTCCCGGCGGTGGTCGGTGCGGCCGCGCGCAATTTCGACGATCATGAGTTTGCGCTGGACCTGATGAACGAGGAAGGCGTGCTGGTGGTGCCCGGCTCCAGCTTCAACGTGCCGTACCGCCATCACTTCCGCGTGACCCTGATGCCGGAAGCCAGCGTCATGCGCGATGTATTCGCGCGCATCGACCGCGCACTGGCCCGCCGTGCGGAGGCGGTGACCAAGGTGGTGCCACTCAAGTCGCGCAGCGTCGCTTGA
- a CDS encoding flavohemoglobin expression-modulating QEGLA motif protein, which translates to MPARKGPPDIVHHAALDARLVKAVRGVRLLALASWPRALQEPFLQSVARGQPELPQVEYPALDFGDTRRELAAIAKQADPHHPLGAYLIDSTHSWGLAAGLLESLGTPAVSDYSAQLFGVPDDPMPGNGPSTREAARHFIQIAQELDRELLAPEEQVPVSATALRMQLQNDLDAFFEGRVITVTLDPDLLAKAAAGAHRIRLRSGATFSDYDRAQLYHHEALVHSLTALNGRAQVHLPSLGISSPRTTATQEGLATFAEQITGSIDIERMKRISLRIEAIAMARAGADFIEVFRYFTVSGQSATESFSSAQRVFRGVPTAGGGAFTKDTVYLRGLVAVHTFFRHALQRDQLQLCRYLFAGKMALGDVARFAPLFDSGVLVAPRWLPPWVSRVSGLAGMLAFSLFANRIRMDQLQPPAMNV; encoded by the coding sequence ATGCCGGCGCGCAAGGGGCCGCCGGACATCGTCCATCACGCGGCGCTGGATGCGCGCCTGGTCAAGGCGGTGCGCGGTGTGCGCCTGCTCGCCCTGGCGAGCTGGCCGCGTGCGTTGCAGGAGCCGTTCCTGCAGAGCGTGGCGCGCGGGCAGCCGGAGCTGCCGCAGGTGGAGTACCCGGCGCTGGATTTCGGCGATACCCGGCGCGAGCTGGCGGCGATCGCCAAGCAGGCCGATCCGCATCACCCGTTGGGCGCCTACCTGATCGACTCGACGCACAGCTGGGGCCTGGCTGCCGGCCTGCTGGAATCGCTGGGCACCCCGGCAGTGAGCGATTACTCGGCGCAGCTGTTCGGTGTGCCGGACGATCCGATGCCGGGCAATGGCCCGAGCACGCGCGAGGCGGCGCGGCATTTCATTCAGATCGCGCAGGAGCTGGACCGCGAACTGCTGGCGCCGGAAGAGCAGGTGCCGGTGTCGGCAACCGCATTACGCATGCAATTGCAGAACGATCTGGATGCGTTTTTCGAAGGCCGCGTCATCACCGTCACGCTCGATCCGGATCTGCTCGCCAAGGCTGCGGCAGGCGCGCACCGGATCCGTTTGCGCAGCGGTGCCACCTTCAGCGATTACGACCGCGCGCAGCTGTACCATCACGAAGCCCTGGTGCATTCGCTCACCGCGCTCAACGGGCGCGCGCAGGTGCATCTACCCAGCCTGGGCATTTCCTCGCCGCGCACCACCGCCACCCAGGAAGGCCTGGCGACGTTTGCCGAGCAGATCACCGGCAGCATCGATATCGAACGCATGAAGCGCATCAGCCTGCGCATCGAAGCGATTGCGATGGCGCGCGCGGGCGCCGACTTCATCGAGGTGTTCCGTTATTTCACCGTCAGCGGGCAGAGCGCAACCGAGAGTTTTTCGTCGGCGCAACGCGTGTTTCGCGGCGTGCCCACTGCAGGCGGCGGTGCGTTTACCAAGGACACCGTATACCTGCGCGGCCTGGTCGCCGTGCACACCTTTTTCCGGCATGCCTTGCAGCGCGACCAGCTGCAGCTGTGTCGCTATCTGTTCGCCGGCAAGATGGCGCTTGGCGACGTGGCGCGCTTTGCGCCCTTGTTCGATAGCGGCGTGCTGGTGGCACCGCGCTGGCTGCCGCCGTGGGTGAGCCGGGTCAGCGGGCTGGCCGGCATGCTGGCGTTTTCGTTGTTCGCCAATCGCATCCGCATGGATCAGTTGCAGCCGCCGGCAATGAATGTCTGA
- a CDS encoding type 1 glutamine amidotransferase domain-containing protein yields MKILMVLTSHDQLGDTGKKTGFWLEEFAAPYYVFKDAGADITVVSPKGGQPPLDPKSDEPDAQTEATKRFKQDADAQKVLATTHRLADVKAEDFDALFYPGGHGPLWDLAEDKQSIALIEAFAAADKPHGLVCHAPGALRHVKGSDGKPLVNGRRVTGFTNGEEEAVGLTKIVPFLVEDVLTELGGKYEKKADWAVHVITDGTLVTGQNPASSEKTAQTLLTLLKG; encoded by the coding sequence ATGAAAATCTTGATGGTGCTCACGTCTCACGACCAGCTGGGCGATACCGGCAAGAAGACCGGCTTCTGGCTGGAAGAATTCGCCGCGCCGTACTACGTTTTCAAGGACGCCGGTGCCGACATCACCGTGGTCTCGCCCAAGGGCGGCCAGCCGCCGCTGGACCCGAAGAGCGACGAGCCCGATGCGCAGACCGAAGCCACCAAGCGCTTCAAGCAGGATGCCGATGCGCAGAAGGTGCTGGCCACCACGCACCGTCTTGCCGATGTCAAGGCCGAGGATTTCGATGCGCTGTTCTACCCGGGCGGTCATGGCCCGTTGTGGGATCTGGCCGAAGACAAGCAGTCGATCGCGCTGATCGAAGCCTTTGCCGCAGCCGACAAGCCACACGGCCTGGTCTGCCACGCGCCAGGCGCACTGCGTCACGTCAAGGGCAGCGATGGCAAGCCGCTGGTCAACGGCCGGCGCGTGACCGGCTTCACCAATGGCGAAGAAGAGGCGGTCGGTCTGACCAAGATCGTGCCGTTCCTGGTCGAAGACGTGCTCACCGAACTCGGTGGAAAGTACGAGAAGAAAGCCGATTGGGCGGTGCATGTGATTACCGATGGCACCTTGGTGACCGGCCAGAATCCGGCCTCATCGGAAAAGACCGCGCAGACCTTGCTCACGCTGTTGAAGGGCTGA
- a CDS encoding SGNH/GDSL hydrolase family protein gives MAAPGTPLRYLALGDSYTIGEGVAPAQRWPVQLVDGLRAHGWNVAPPQIIATTGWTTDELQAGLDAAAPQGPFELVSLLIGVNNQYRGRSLDEYRSQFDALLQRAIGFAGGLAARVFVLSIPDWGLTPFAHAQGGDAALIGAQIDAFNSVAAERCAARAVRFVDITATSRDGGDAADMLVDDGLHPSGAMYARWTALALPAARDALS, from the coding sequence ATGGCGGCGCCCGGCACGCCACTGCGCTATCTGGCGCTGGGCGACTCGTACACCATTGGCGAAGGCGTCGCCCCTGCGCAGCGCTGGCCGGTGCAATTGGTCGATGGCCTGCGTGCCCACGGGTGGAATGTGGCGCCTCCGCAGATCATCGCCACCACCGGCTGGACCACCGACGAACTGCAGGCCGGTCTCGATGCGGCCGCGCCGCAAGGGCCGTTCGAGCTGGTCAGCCTGCTGATCGGCGTCAACAACCAGTACCGCGGGCGCTCGCTGGACGAGTACCGCAGCCAGTTCGATGCGTTGTTGCAGCGTGCAATCGGGTTCGCCGGCGGGCTTGCGGCACGCGTGTTCGTGCTGTCGATTCCCGATTGGGGGTTGACCCCGTTTGCGCATGCGCAAGGCGGAGATGCGGCATTGATCGGTGCACAGATCGATGCCTTCAACAGCGTGGCCGCCGAACGCTGCGCCGCACGCGCGGTGCGCTTTGTCGACATCACCGCCACCAGCCGCGATGGCGGCGATGCTGCCGACATGCTGGTCGACGATGGCCTGCACCCCTCCGGCGCCATGTATGCACGCTGGACCGCATTGGCACTGCCAGCGGCGCGCGATGCTCTAAGCTAG